The following proteins come from a genomic window of Deinococcus radiopugnans ATCC 19172:
- a CDS encoding YtxH domain-containing protein: MSIHDTIENVKDTVQGAGTHLERKAALETAKALTKQQAATLAALTKQGAELQTIRQELGEIRKQRSSSGFPWGLVLLAGGVYALYRSNPGVRDQINGLLKRVSPGIEGNLARAGDAVKDMASDVLGGNSPKDALGRLGGEVGRAGEKTVDHAKDAVKDVKRDAESKADELKRTSDRH; encoded by the coding sequence ATGAGCATTCACGACACGATTGAAAATGTGAAGGACACGGTGCAGGGTGCAGGCACCCATCTGGAGCGCAAAGCTGCTCTGGAAACGGCCAAAGCGCTGACTAAACAGCAGGCGGCCACCCTGGCGGCGTTGACCAAACAGGGCGCTGAACTCCAAACCATCCGGCAGGAACTCGGAGAGATCCGCAAGCAGCGCTCGTCCAGTGGCTTCCCCTGGGGTCTGGTGCTGCTCGCAGGCGGCGTGTACGCCCTGTACCGCAGTAATCCGGGCGTGCGGGATCAGATCAACGGCCTGCTCAAGCGGGTTAGTCCTGGAATCGAGGGCAACTTGGCCCGTGCAGGCGACGCCGTGAAGGACATGGCCAGCGACGTACTGGGCGGGAACAGCCCGAAAGACGCCCTGGGGCGTCTGGGCGGCGAGGTTGGGCGCGCGGGCGAGAAGACTGTCGATCACGCCAAGGACGCCGTGAAGGATGTCAAGCGCGACGCCGAGTCGAAAGCGGATGAGCTGAAGCGCACTTCGGATCGGCACTGA
- a CDS encoding PRC and DUF2382 domain-containing protein, translating into MTQMNLVRMSELDHDHQLDLSSTGVYNPRDNDAYGANGEKIGTVRDALVLPTTGEIQYLIVDVGGWFSSKQVLIPVGQARFTEDGASFDGLTKDQARNLSEYHDGQVYAAESQMADERVLRAPDTDEATYRRQAFTTPDTLKLLEERLMVNKERFVAGSVEVGKRVETRQEQVSVELEREEVVIERHAVTDARPVEGAVLGADSQTLHIDLEAERANVSKQAFVTEEVTVGKREVTDSQTVTETVGKEVLEVTKSGDVQLDSDGKAVTDGRKA; encoded by the coding sequence ATGACCCAGATGAACCTCGTCCGCATGTCCGAACTTGACCATGACCACCAGCTCGATCTCTCCAGCACGGGGGTCTACAACCCCCGTGACAACGACGCGTACGGCGCAAACGGTGAGAAGATCGGCACCGTCCGCGACGCCCTGGTCCTGCCCACCACCGGCGAGATCCAGTACCTGATCGTGGACGTGGGCGGCTGGTTCTCCAGCAAGCAGGTACTGATCCCCGTAGGACAGGCCCGTTTTACCGAGGACGGCGCGTCCTTCGATGGCCTGACGAAAGATCAGGCCCGCAACCTCAGCGAGTACCACGACGGCCAGGTCTATGCTGCCGAGTCCCAGATGGCTGACGAGCGGGTGCTGCGCGCGCCCGACACCGATGAGGCCACCTACCGCCGGCAGGCTTTTACGACTCCGGACACCCTGAAGCTGCTCGAGGAGCGGCTGATGGTCAACAAGGAGCGTTTCGTCGCGGGCAGCGTCGAGGTGGGCAAGCGTGTCGAAACCCGCCAGGAACAGGTCAGCGTCGAACTCGAGCGCGAGGAAGTGGTCATCGAGCGCCACGCGGTGACCGACGCCCGTCCTGTGGAAGGTGCGGTCCTGGGAGCGGATTCGCAGACCCTGCACATTGATCTAGAAGCCGAGCGGGCCAACGTCAGCAAGCAGGCATTCGTGACTGAGGAAGTCACCGTGGGCAAGCGGGAAGTGACCGACAGCCAGACCGTGACTGAGACGGTGGGCAAGGAAGTGCTGGAAGTCACCAAGAGCGGCGACGTGCAGCTGGACAGTGACGGCAAGGCCGTGACGGACGGGCGCAAGGCCTGA
- a CDS encoding YqhA family protein, with product MTVRPTPSDERPLTPFSRAIGQSRFIVLLAVVSVMLVAVALFLIGVIQAGTGIWSAILAVSDGKFEATPLTIAFLEIVATMLKAVVFYIIGVGLYSLFIAPLNLTVSLGVETLSDLEDKIVSVVIVILAVTFLEHFVRWDNPLDTLQFGGALAAVVLALVFFQRHSHAAKEAQQAKNPDTVARAKKEMFEEDTVEHEITEQEIEGKTQSRG from the coding sequence ATGACTGTACGCCCCACCCCCAGCGACGAGCGCCCCCTCACCCCCTTCAGCCGGGCCATCGGCCAGTCGCGTTTCATCGTCCTGCTGGCGGTGGTCTCGGTGATGCTGGTGGCCGTCGCGCTGTTCCTAATCGGCGTGATTCAGGCCGGCACCGGCATCTGGTCTGCGATTCTTGCCGTTTCAGACGGCAAGTTTGAGGCCACGCCACTGACCATCGCTTTTCTGGAGATCGTCGCCACCATGCTCAAGGCGGTGGTGTTCTACATTATCGGCGTCGGGCTCTACAGCCTGTTTATCGCGCCCCTGAACCTGACCGTTTCACTGGGTGTGGAAACCCTGAGTGACCTCGAGGACAAGATCGTCAGCGTGGTGATCGTGATCCTGGCCGTGACCTTCCTAGAACATTTTGTGCGCTGGGACAACCCCCTGGACACCCTGCAGTTTGGCGGCGCGCTGGCCGCTGTGGTCCTGGCCCTGGTCTTCTTCCAGCGTCACAGCCACGCGGCCAAGGAAGCGCAGCAGGCCAAGAATCCGGACACTGTGGCGCGGGCCAAGAAGGAGATGTTCGAAGAAGACACAGTCGAGCATGAGATCACCGAGCAGGAGATCGAGGGAAAAACGCAGTCCAGGGGATGA
- a CDS encoding YsnF/AvaK domain-containing protein, translated as MNDEFPVLSGEPTVVGELRLLEERAAVQVVREQVGEVSIRKVLTEREITLPVTLTTETLEISVREGTGRAFLGDQALLPGQTYTVTLAEERAEVQKTVVPLYDVTLTKRGQTHIHEETLTLRREVLDVQGDPALIHELDVSD; from the coding sequence ATGAACGACGAGTTTCCCGTGCTCTCCGGTGAACCCACCGTCGTGGGTGAACTGCGTCTGCTTGAGGAACGCGCCGCGGTGCAGGTGGTGCGCGAGCAGGTCGGCGAGGTGAGTATCCGCAAAGTGCTGACCGAGCGGGAAATCACCCTGCCCGTCACCCTGACCACCGAGACCCTCGAGATCTCGGTGCGTGAAGGCACGGGCCGGGCCTTTCTGGGGGATCAGGCGCTGCTGCCCGGCCAGACCTACACGGTCACGCTGGCCGAGGAGCGTGCGGAAGTCCAGAAGACCGTGGTGCCGCTGTATGACGTCACCCTGACCAAACGGGGCCAGACGCATATCCACGAGGAAACCCTGACGCTGCGCCGTGAGGTGCTTGACGTGCAGGGCGATCCGGCCCTGATTCACGAGCTTGACGTTTCTGACTAA